In Pyrus communis chromosome 8, drPyrComm1.1, whole genome shotgun sequence, one genomic interval encodes:
- the LOC137742644 gene encoding UDP-glycosyltransferase 87A1-like, with protein MGTMKVEPITVCHLVALPYPGRGHINPMMNLCKQLSSKNPQLLITFVITEEWHGFIESNPKPNNIRLATIPNVIPSEHDRAKNFAAFVEAVGTKLEAPVEQLLDGLEQPVTTIVADTYLVWAVRVGNRRNIPLASLWTQSPTMFSVLHHFKLFKENGHFALDVSERGDEIVEYIPGVSATCIADLPAILFTDGPKVVRKALEVCSQAEKAQYLLFTSVYELDPQVFEALKAEFAFPIYPIGPSIPHFELSKTLPINENDIDYLHWLDSQPKKSVLYISMGSFLSVSKSQMDEIVAGVKSSGVRVFWVARGDACELRDFVGDLGLVVPWCDQLRVLCHDSIGGFWSHCGWNSTLEAVYAGLPILTFPIFWDQIPNGKQIVEDWRIGYRLKKKAGVELLVSSEEIGEIVKKFMDVESEGGKDLRERAKQLQEVCQGAIANGGSSDRNLDAFIKDISQGHNCH; from the exons ATGGGCACAATGAAGGTTGAGCCAATCACCGTCTGTCACCTAGTGGCTTTACCCTATCCAGGAAGAGGGCACATCAATCCCATGATGAACCTCTGCAAACAACTATCTTCAAAAAACCCTCAACTCCTCATCACCTTCGTCATCACCGAGGAGTGGCACGGGTTCATCGAATCAAACCCAAAACCTAACAACATCCGATTAGCCACCATACCCAACGTCATACCATCCGAGCACGATCGCGCAAAAAACTTTGCCGCGTTTGTGGAAGCTGTGGGGACCAAGCTGGAAGCTCCGGTTGAGCAGCTTCTGGATGGGCTCGAGCAACCGGTGACCACCATAGTTGCTGATACCTACCTTGTGTGGGCTGTGAGGGTCGGGAACaggaggaatattccgttggCTTCCCTTTGGACTCAGTCGCCGACGATGTTCTCAGTGTTGCATCACTTTAAGCTGTTCAAAGAAAATGGCCACTTCGCTCTTGATGTCTCAG AGCGTGGAGATGAGATAGTAGAATACATTCCCGGAGTCAGCGCCACATGCATTGCAGATCTACCCGCAATCCTTTTTACAGACGGTCCAAAAGTCGTCCGCAAGGCCCTTGAAGTATGTTCTCAAGCAGAGAAAGCACAGTATCTTTTGTTCACTTCAGTCTACGAGCTTGATCCGCAAGTCTTCGAAGCCCTCAAAGCCGAGTTTGCTTTCCCTATCTACCCTATTGGCCCATCCATACCTCACTTTGAACTTTCAAAAACTCTTCCCATTAATGAAAACGACATCGATTATCTGCATTGGCTAGATTCTCAACCCAAAAAGTCAGTTTTGTACATCTCCATGGGAAGTTTCCTCTCGGTTTCGAAATCCCAAATGGATGAAATTGTTGCTGGGGTGAAAAGTAGTGGTGTTAGGGTTTTTTGGGTAGCTCGTGGAGATGCTTGTGAGTTGAGAGattttgttggtgatttggGTTTGGTGGTGCCTTGGTGTGACCAATTGAGGGTGTTGTGTCACGATTCAATTGGCGGGTTTTGGTCACATTGTGGTTGGAATTCAACTTTGGAAGCAGTTTATGCTGGTCTTCCAATTCTTACTTTCCCTATATTTTGGGATCAAATTCCAAACGGTAAGCAGATTGTGGAAGATTGGAGGATTGGATACCGGCTGAAGAAGAAGGCGGGGGTCGAACTTCTTGTGAGTAGCGAGGAAATTGGAGAAATTGTGAAGAAGTTTATGGATGTGGAAAGCGAGGGAGGGAAAGATTTGAGGGAAAGAGCTAAACAACTTCAAGAGGTTTGTCAAGGTGCAATTGCCAATGGTGGCTCATCTGATAGAAACCTTGATGCTTTTATTAAGGATATTTCACAAGGACATAATTGCCATTAA
- the LOC137743184 gene encoding UDP-glycosyltransferase 87A1-like, producing MDIAEVETITICHVVALPYPGRGHINPMMNLCKLLSSKNPQLLITFVVTEEWHGFIESDPKPDNIRLATIPNVIPSEHSRAKDFSAFLEAVWTKMEAPVKQLLDGLEQPVTAIVADTALVWALRVGNTRNIPVASLWTSSPTMFSMLHHFELLKENGHFPLDVSERGDETIEYIPGVSTTSVADLPPAFFADHQNVFPKVLEAVSQAVEKAQYLLFTSVYELDPQVFEALKAKFAFPSYPIGPSIPYFELSKTLPTNRNDIDYLHWLDSQPKKSVLYISMGSFRSVSKSQMDEIAAGVKSSCVRVFWVARGDASELRDCVGDLGLVVPWCDQLRVLCHDSIGGFWSHCGWNSTLEAVYAGLPILTCPISWDQIPNGKQIVEDWRIGYRVKKKVGVELLVSSKEIAELVKKFMDVESEEGKDLRERAKQLQEVCRGAIANGGSSDRNLDAFLKDISQEHNLLPLS from the exons ATGGACATAGCGGAAGTTGAGACAATCACAATCTGCCACGTGGTGGCTTTGCCTTATCCGGGAAGAGGCCACATCAACCCCATGATGAACCTCTGTAAGCTACTATCTTCAAAGAACCCTCAACTCCTCATCACCTTCGTCGTCACCGAAGAGTGGCACGGGTTCATCGAATCCGACCCAAAACCCGACAACATCCGATTAGCCACCATACCCAACGTCATACCCTCTGAGCACAGTCGCGCAAAAGATTTTTCCGCGTTTTTGGAAGCTGTGTGGACCAAGATGGAGGCTCCGGTTAAGCAGCTTTTGGATGGGCTCGAGCAGCCAGTGACCGCCATAGTTGCTGATACCGCCCTTGTTTGGGCACTGAGGGTCGGGAATACAAGGAATATTCCTGTAGCTTCGCTTTGGACTTCGTCACCGACGATGTTCTCAATGTTGCATCACTTTGAGCTGTTGAAAGAAAATGGCCACTTCCCTCTTGATGTCTCTG AGCGTGGAGATGAGACGATAGAATACATTCCTGGAGTCAGCACCACAAGCGTTGCAGATCTACCCCCAGCGTTTTTTGCAGACCATCAAAATGTCTTCCCCAAGGTCCTTGAAGCAGTTTCTCAAGCAGTAGAGAAAGCACAGTATCTTTTGTTCACTTCAGTCTACGAGCTTGATCCGCAAGTTTTCGAAGCCTTGAAAGCCAAGTTTGCTTTCCCTAGCTACCCTATTGGCCCATCCATACCTTACTTTGAACTTTCAAAAACTCTTCCCACTAATCGAAACGACATCGATTATCTGCATTGGCTAGATTCTCAACCCAAAAAGTCAGTTTTGTACATCTCCATGGGAAGTTTCCGATCAGTTTCGAAATCCCAAATGGATGAAATTGCTGCTGGGGTGAAAAGTAGTTGTGTTAGGGTTTTTTGGGTGGCTCGTGGAGATGCTTCTGAGTTGAGAGATTGTGTTGGTGATTTGGGTTTGGTGGTGCCTTGGTGTGATCAATTGAGGGTGTTGTGTCACGATTCGATTGGTGGGTTTTGGTCGCATTGTGGTTGGAATTCAACTTTGGAAGCTGTTTATGCTGGTCTTCCAATTCTTACTTGTCCAATATCTTGGGATCAAATTCCCAATGGTAAGCAGATTGTGGAAGATTGGAGGATTGGATACCGGGTGAAGAAGAAGGTGGGGGTTGAACTTCTTGTGAGTAGCAAGGAAATTGCAGAACTTGTGAAAAAGTTTATGGATGTGGAAAGCGAGGAGGGGAAGGATTTGAGGGAAAGAGCCAAACAACTTCAAGAGGTTTGTCGAGGTGCAATTGCTAATGGTGGCTCATCTGATAGAAACCTTGATGCTTTTCTTAAGGATATTTCACAAGAACATAATTTATTGCCATTAAGCTGA
- the LOC137743182 gene encoding UDP-glycosyltransferase 87A1-like, producing the protein MDDWEKELEDTEDIVLAHEVDRFSNFNYMRENISAPNQYQKATLCVCRLLPALFFLSSASELRTLQSPPSHPMDFPNSSQTITHHVVALPIPSRGHINPMMCLCNSLASLNAADSNINLLVTLIVTEEWLGFIGSDPKPDNVVFATIPNVIPSEIGRGADSPSFYETVLRKIRAPVEDLLDRLEPPVTALIADTHIVWSVEIGNLRNIPVASLWTMSASVYSVFHFFDLLVQHRHFPVNLAERGEEHVDYIPGLPSTRVADLPTCFYGKGINVLDRILEAISSLPKARWLLLPSVYELEAQVIDALREKLSIPVYHIGPLIPHFKVEAQTRPIECQPKSNESHCFDWLDKQPRGSVLYMSQGSLHSASKAQMEEIARGLRESGVRFFWAARAEALDLQEKCGEMGIVVPWCDQLRVLCHSCIGGFWSHCGWNSTSEAVFAGLPMLTFSIYWDQVPNSKMIVEDWKIGWKVKKGVGEEEILVTREEIKGIVKRFMDLESEEGKDIRRQARRIQDICRQALRKGGSSYFNIKAFISDLSSCEKHC; encoded by the exons AAAGCGACGCTTTGTGTTTGTCGTCTTCTTCCTGCGCTCTTCTTTTTATCTTCTGCTTCGGAGCTTCGGACTCTCCAGTCTCCACCTTCCCATCCGATGGACTTTCCAAATTCCTCTCAAACCATTACACACCATGTGGTCGCGCTGCCGATACCCAGCCGCGGCCACATCAACCCAATGATGTGCCTCTGCAACTCCCTCGCTTCCCTCAACGCCGCCGATAGCAACATCAACCTCCTTGTAACCTTAATAGTCACCGAGGAGTGGCTCGGATTCATAGGGTCGGATCCAAAACCCGACAACGTAGTCTTTGCCACCATTCCCAACGTCATCCCCTCCGAGATCGGCCGAGGCGCCGACTCACCCAGTTTCTACGAAACTGTCTTGAGAAAAATAAGAGCCCCGGTCGAAGACCTCCTCGACCGGCTCGAGCCGCCGGTTACTGCCTTGATTGCGGACACGCACATTGTGTGGTCGGTTGAGATAGGTAATCTGAGGAATATTCCGGTGGCTTCTCTTTGGACCATGTCCGCTTCAGTCTACTCCGTCTTTCATTTCTTCGATCTCCTCGTCCAACATCGACATTTCCCGGTAAATTTGGCAG aAAGAGGAGAAGAGCACGTAGACTACATCCCGGGACTTCCTTCTACACGTGTGGCAGACCTTCCCACGTGTTTCTACGGCAAAGGGATTAACGTCTTGGATCGAATACTAGAGGCAATTTCAAGTCTGCCCAAAGCACGATGGCTTCTGTTGCCTTCGGTGTACGAGCTTGAAGCCCAAGTTATCGACGCGTTGAGAGAGAAACTGTCGATTCCTGTTTACCACATTGGGCCCTTAATACCTCATTTCAAGGTGGAGGCCCAAACAAGGCCCATTGAGTGCCAACCTAAGTCCAATGAGTCCCATTGTTTTGATTGGCTAGATAAGCAACCAAGAGGGTCGGTTTTGTACATGTCCCAAGGGAGTTTGCATTCAGCTTCCAAAGCCCAAATGGAGGAAATCGCACGTGGCTTGAGAGAGAGTGGGGTCCGATTCTTTTGGGCGGCACGTGCGGAAGCTTTGGATTTGCAAGAGAAGTGTGGTGAGATGGGGATTGTGGTGCCTTGGTGTGATCAATTGAGAGTATTGTGTCACTCTTGTATTGGTGGGTTTTGGTCTCATTGTGGTTGGAATTCGACCTCCGAAGCTGTTTTTGCTGGTCTTCCGATGTTAACCTTTTCTATATATTGGGACCAAGTGCCCAATAGTAAGATGATTGTGGAGGATTGGAAGATAGGGTGGAAGGTGAAGAAGGGTGTGGGAGAAGAAGAAATTTTGGTGACTAGAGAGGAAATTAAAGGAATTGTTAAAAGGTTTATGGATTTGGAAAGTGAGGAAGGGAAAGACATAAGGAGGCAAGCAAGAAGGATTCAGGACATTTGTCGGCAAGCACTTCGAAAGGGTGGCTCGTCTTATTTCAATATTAAAGCGTTTATAAGTGACCTATCAAGCTGTGAGAAGCATTGTTAA